In Anopheles arabiensis isolate DONGOLA chromosome 2, AaraD3, whole genome shotgun sequence, the genomic window CGCGAGAGCCACGTGATCCGGCAGTGGTGCAGTACTTCAACGAGTCCGCCTCGCGTCAAACCTTCCGGCGCGAATTTTCCGAGGTGTACAACGAGTACGAACCGCCGGCACCAGTGGAGCATCCCAACTTTAAGCCGACCGTACCGGGAACACCCATTAGCTCCCGGCATTTGCACAAATTAAAAAAGGGTGCAGAGCCAGCCACGGGTAGTGCGGAACAGCAGCCATCACCGCCCCCGGCCAGTGGCCAATCGGCGTCCCTGGCGGAGCAGCTGGAAGCGTTCAACAAAGAGCTCGATAACCTGCGGCAGAACAAAACGTCCGTtacggcgacgacgaccacgacgacagCCTCCTCCACCGTGGACAGCTTCTGCGTGGACAGCTATCTGGACAGCTCGAGCGAGAAGAAAACGTACGCCCGTTCGTTCTCCGAGGCTGCCCGGCCGTTCGTCCAATCGGACGTGAAAAGCCCCACGGTACGGACGTTTTTTGAAGACTCTTCGCGCAAGGGCACACTGCGGCGAGATTTTTCCGAGGCGTACCAGGAAGTCGAGGTGGTGGCACCAGCCTCACCACCGCCCAAGGCGAGGACAGCACCACCGGCAGCTGATGTAACGGCTGCAACAAAGCCAACCGATGCATCATATGACCTGGATCAAGATAACAGACCCATTTCATGCCCCGCCGGCGATGATAACCCATCCAACGAACGGCACCCGCCCGTAGGCGCCAAGGGCGGACCCATTTCCATCCCCGGCACACCGATCAGCTCGCGCAAGCTGGCAGCCTTCCGGCGCAGCACCAGCGTGGAACCTGCCGGTAGCCAGACggccgaagcagcagcagcaaagacaCCCGAGGCAACCCTGGGAGGAGGAGGCGGCATGCCGGCATTGGCTCGTGTGCCGCTGACGCCGCAGCTTGATGGTAGGAAAAAATTTAGCACTGAAAAATTTTTTGCAACGAAATTCTTCAAACGGGCGCGTAGTTTCAGTGGCACCCAGCCCGGCGGCCACCGGGATGACAACGAGCCGACGGGACGACGGGCCAACCGACACGCTGCCGTAGGGGATGCGGgtgaggaggagcaggagcacGGGCGACGTCGCATCGAACCGGAAGGCGGAAGGGAAGCGGGTGTAGCTGCGTCGCCGGTTGTCGAGCTTGACCGAGAGTTCTGGAAGAGATTCGGCGCTCAGAAGGATTAATGgatgaagacaaaaaaaaaatggaagctcCGGGCAGATAAGGCAGAACTGCGGCAAGCGCGAATGCACTAGAGAGGAGACAAGTGTtagaaaaaagtgtgtgttttatcaaaaatgttttacaCTCGGTAGGATTTCGTATTACTTTCAAAATATTGCTGATTCGCCAACAATTATGTATTATGTATAAAGCTGAATAAAATTATTGAGGAGATGTTACAAATAAATGAAGCATTACATCAACCTTTTCGATTTCGGACGGAACGGAACGTTCGTGTTTGTTGTGTAGaagatatttatattttataaaagaTTATCGAATCTTTCAAAACTGGTTTTATTCATCTACATAACAAATATATCAAAATGCtaaattaatgttctagccatgaaaacaaattaattgttttaaacGATACTTTTTTCGCTAGATGTTGCTGGAGGTTGCATGTGTTTAACTAATTATTTGTTACGATGAAAGCTTTTCTCAATTTTCAATTATGTTTGCAGTTTAATTGCATACCTAACACTTTGCAATAATGCCTGgattatgttaaaaaaagagTTTTTGTTGATGATAAAGCTGTTCGCCTCATTTTAATGAAGCTGGACGAAAAGAAACTACATACTAGAAACAAGAAACAATTGATCCTATTGAAAtgataaagtaaaaaatatacgaaaaatagataaaaaatatatgattTAATGagtaaatgaataaatattggCAAGTAAGGagaaaatgaataattaagagcgaaaagaaatgcatgaaaaaacGAATAAAGTATATAGAGTTTTCCAGGGGTTTTCATAGTTGTCGGACATtttcttgactctttcctattggaagtgaacttcatgtgttggaaattggactctatggcaagCTTTTTtgacaggctccttggaaattcctattggatttcacagctatgagaacaaTACATTATAAGTAATAAGGTACGCACGGAACAAGTAATTAATCAATTGAAAGATGAAttagaaaattattttgaaacatttatgaaatatatgtttttttaatatgtttaatcAAATATTTCGTAagctacaaacaaaacaaagtagATAATAGATCATGTGGGAAGTATCAGTTTAACCAGTAAaacgcgatttttttttaaatagccATCCTGAACCATCCTGTAGGCTTTATTAATGTAGAAGTTAACGCAAAGGCTAGATCCTTCTCATTTGCTTGTAATTTATAAGCATAACAttatttgtattgcatttattACAACAGTTcctatttcatttgttttattgttacaGAAATCGAAGCGATTGAAGCATGCCGTTGGTTACGTGCCGCCGGCTTTCCACAGTACGCCCAAATGTACGAAGGTAAGCATTAGCATGCATCGACATGAATTTTTCCACGGTTGCTAATCACCCTTCATTTCGATTGCCACAGATCACCAGTTTCCCATCATCGTGGAGGACGTGGCGAAAGATCACCCATTCCTGGAGCCCGACCCACTGCAGTCCCTGTTCCGTCGGCTGCACACACTCAACCGTTGCGCAAACATGCATCTCGATGCGCATCAGCATACACCAAAACCTTCGGTAAGACACACACGGAGGCCTTCGAGCGCAATATGGTTTGCGTATGATCTCACACCCTTGTGGTTTCCTCTCTGTCTATCTTTTCGTGCTACAGCAACGCGACGACTCGGACGATGACAGCTGTGCGCTCAGCGAAGCCTGGACATTCCAACACAACAGCCGGCGCTGGTCGCGTGTAGACGATGCGATCGGTTTGGTCAGTGTGATaaacaacaagcagcagcagcagcagcgaaactCACACAAAGATGGTAAGGGGAGCGGCAGCGATCATGCTGCTGGATCGCAACGGCGCCAccataacaacaacacactgCTGCGCGCGGAAGACCACGAGAAGCTGTGGCTCGAATCGGGCGGCAAAATAACGATCGGCGTACCGTCGGACACGGACTCGCAGGATGACTGCGGCACGAACGGCAGCGGTGTGCATCTGCGCCGCACCGGAAGCGAACGGCTGAAGGACGGCGCGAAGGCAATCCTGCGCCGGGTGGAGTCGATCAAATCGAGGCGCAGGAAAAAACAGAATCGCGACGGACTGATCATACTGGCGCCGCCGGCGGTACACTCGAGCGCTCACCTGTCCCCGCACCATCGTCCGGCCGGTGGCGACGGCACCGACGGGTACGGTGGGTCCGGGTTTGACATCATGTCCTACTCCAATCCTACCTCACCGCGTCCATCCGCCGAGCTGCTCGCCTTCGACGATGCGCTCGATGCGGCCGGCAACCGGCGGAAGGATCTGTTCGGGAACGATCTGCTCGGGCGCCGGAACCTGCTTCTGTCGCCTAACGTTAGCACGCCCGCCCCTGCCTGGTCGCCGCTGCACGGTGCCGACGGAAAGCGGTACACCGACCGATCGTCCCCGGGCGGCACGCTGCCCTTCCGGCAGCaggtgcagctgcagcaggagTCCCGATCCGGCGACGATTCTTCCTCAATATGCAGCGAAGacagtggcggtggcggcggtggacCTGACCTGAACCTGCAAACCGGTCGGTCGGACAAGATGGCGTCGCGGAAGTATCCGCGGGCAAAGAAAGCATTGCGCAGCAAGGTAATAAGCAGCACGGTGGCGGACGATCAGTCCGGCAGTGGAGCGCTTTCCGACTCCGAGTGTCATGCCAAGCAGCGGCGGTCGAAAATTAAGATAGAGCTTGATTGCGATTTACCGGGGATGAATGATGGCGTTTCTACGACCACAGGGGGATGGCAAAGGAGCCGGTAGAGGAGTAGGCAACAACACGCTGACCGCACCGGACTCAGCGCCTTCAAAACTGCACCGCGGAGGCTCGCTAAACCTTGGCAAAGCTTCGAAGCGGTATCGGGACGCATTCAGCAATCGGTCCGTGCGGCACAGCTCAAAAACGGCAGACGACGGTGGAGAAGGTCGCTCGTCAAGCAAACGATCAACCGTAGCTCGTTGGCACAGCTTCCAGCAGCCGAAGGTATCGCCGATTGActtgcagcaacaacagcaacaacaacagtccgATCAGCTGGGCTCGAAAGATGATCGCAAGCATGCGCTACAGCGTGGCACGACCATAGCGCAACTAGTCAGCAGTACCACAAATAGTAGCAACGCTATGACAGTCACCTCCTGTGGCGCCATCACGACCACCGTCAGCACTATCGTCACTTCCACAACGGGCAAAGCGCACACTCTGTTGGGGCTAACTGTGGAAGGTACTCAAGGTGGCTCCATCGGCGCAGCAATTGGTCGTGGATTAGATGGTAGCGCGACGTCCGGTGCTGGACTGCGCATGTCGGAGATGTCGTGCGGGCAGCTCCTGGTCGTACGTAAGCTCGGTCTGGCCAACCTGACCGGCTACATGGAGCGGTACTGTCCCACGCACCGGTCCGGCTGGAACTGGGATTTGCCAAAGTTTATCAAGCGCATCAAAACGCCCGACTACAAAGATCGTAAGGTGTTCGGGATGCCGCTGGTGCTGAATCTGCAAAAGTACGGCAGCACCGTACCGCACACGATACGGCTGGCGTTCGGGTGGCTGGAGAAGAATGCTCTCGACCAGGTGGGACTGTTCCGGAAGCCGGGTGTCAAGTCGCGCATCGCCAAGCTAAAGTCGGTCATCGAGGCGAGCAACGATGTGGGCTGGCGCAGCGAGATGTTTGACGAGTACCATGCGTACGATGTGGCGGACCTGGTGAAGCAGTACTTTCGCGAGCTGCCCGATCCGCTGCTGACGGCGAAGCTTTCCGAAACGTTCATCGCTATATTCCAATGTAAgtatgggtgtatgtgtgtgtgatacatCTTCGAAGACTTGTAAGATtcagattcaagattcaagctGTAGATTAaaattcaagattcaagattcaagattcaagattcaagattcaagattcaagattcaagattcaagattcaagattcaagattcaagattcaagattcaagattcaagattcaagattcaagattcaagattcaagattcaagattcaagattcaagattcaagattcaagattcaagattcaagattcaagattcaagattcaagattcaagattctagattcaagattcaagattcaagattcaagattcaagattctaGATTCAAGATTCTAGATTcgagattcaagattcaagattcaagattcaagattcaagattcaagattcaagattcaagattcaagattcaagattcaagattcaagattcaagattcaagattcaagattcaagattcaagattcaagattcaagattcaagattcaagattcaagattcaagattcagaTTATGATTCGAAATTCaagaatcaaaattcaaaattcaagattcaagattcaagattcagaATTCACGAAACaggattcaagattcaagattcaatatTCAAGATTCAGGATTCAAGATTCAGGAtccaagattcaagattcaagattcaagattcagaTTTTGATTCGAAATTCaagaatcaaaattcaaaattcaagattcaagattcaagattcagaATTCAAacagattcaagattcaagattcaagattcaagattcaatatTCAAGATTCaggattcaagattcaagattcaagattcaagattcaagattcagaTTATGATTCGAAATTCaagaatcaaaattcaaaattcaagaTTCAGGATTCAAGATTCaggattcaagattcaagattcaaaattcaaaattcaagattcaagattcaagattcaagattcaagattcaagattcagattcaagattcaagattcaagattcaagattcaagattcacgATTCAatattcaagattcaagattcaagattcatgattcaagattcaagattcatgATTCAAGATTCAGATTATGATTCGAAATTCaagaatcaaaattcaaaattcaagattcaagattcaagattcagaATTCACGAAACaggattcaagattcaagattcaagattcaagattcaagattcagaATTCACGAAACaggattcaagattcaagattcaatattcaagattcaagattcatgattcaagattcaagattcatgATTCAAGATTCAGATTATGATTCGAAATTCaagaatcaaaattcaaaattcaagattcaagattcaagattcagaATTCACGAAACaggattcaagattcaagattcaagattcagaATCGAGATACAAGCTCTAGATTCAAATTTGAGATTCAAGATTCAGATCCAACTTCAAGATTAAATTATTATGTAGGACAAATGCCAAGATTTAGATTCATATTCAAGGCTCATAAATTCAAGATCAGGATGCACTAATTCAGAATCACGAATTAAACTCCAGATGCCTGATTCAAGGATAGTTATTTATGATCCAGAGTTAACATTTAAGACCCAAGCTTCCAGATTTCAAATTCAAGATACAAGATATAAGTGTCGAGATCCAGGTTTCAAAATTCATTACTAAAGATACACATTAATCTGTAGTTGGCCAACGCTCTTCTCAAACATTTCATTAAACATTACTTACTTAATTCAGACCTACCGAACGAAGTACGAGCAGAAGCGGTCCAGTCGGCAATTCTGCTGCTCCCGGACGAACATCGCGAGGTGCTACATCTACTGCTAACATTCCTGGAAAAGGTGGTACAAAACTCGAGCCTAAATCAAATGACCGCCAACAACCTGTCCGTCTGCTTCGCACCTTCGCTCTTCTATCTGCTGTCCGGTAATAGGTAGGTgtatctttgtgtgtgtgccgatgtACCGCTGTAAACATGTTCTTACTTACTATGCATCCCCACTCTCACCTCACAGATACACTGCGGCGTCGCCGCGGAGAAAGAAAACCGGTGCCGGTTCCGGTACGCCCGACGAGAAGGAACTGTCCGAGGCAAAAGCATCACACGAGTGTCTAGCGTACATGGTGGAACACTTTCAAACGCTCTGGACAATTAGCAGCGATCAGATGCGACGCTGCAACTTCAACTACATGGACGAATCGAAACCAGTACCGCTGGCGTCGCTCGGTACGGAAATGCACGTACAGAACTGGCGCGGCTACCTGTCCGAGTCGATCAACGAGTGTCTCCGGGAGGGACGCGAACGgtaagaaggaaaaaaatgcttcttttTAAATGCTTGTGATCCGATCATCTTACCTCTTTGCTATTTCCGTTCTTTCCAAAAGCCCCCGCGGTTGGGTGTCGCTCAGCTCGTCCGATCCGTCGGTGACCGCGTTCTTCAAGAAGGTGGGCGACGGACACCCGCTCCGCCTGTGGAAGTGCGTGACGGAGGTGGAAGCACCGCCGATGGAAGTGATACAGCACATCGTGAACGAAAGACCGCTTTGGGACGCGTATCTGCTAAAGTGGCGCACGATCGAGCAGCTGGACCAGGACACCGACGTCTTCCAGTATGCGTGCGGCcaacccgtcacggagtactGTGTCGTTAGGTACGTTCTTTCACGCCTGCACACGCTAGAATTGAGTAACTGTGTTTAATCAAAATGTTGCCTTTCCCTCAACTTCTTTCCGCTAGGCAATGGAAAAATGATCTTCCCCGTGGGGCCTGCGTGATAGTGGAGGTGTCGATATCGCACGAAAATGCCACCACGCTGCTAGGGGGAGTGAACGGTGTTGTGCTGGCCTCGCGGTACCTAATCGAACCCTGCGGCAGTGGCAAGTGCAAGCTAATGCATCTATCGCGCGTAGACATGAAGTAAGATTGCTTTCGAGCCATGTTTTCAACCGCTTGCCACTGATCATAAACGtgtctttccttcttttcactTTACAGAGGCCGTACGCCCGACTGGTACAACAAAAACTACGGACACATCTGTCAGCAATATCTTTCGAAGATCAAAAAGTTCTTTGAACACTGCACCGAGGGACCTGAAACGAAAGTATAATAGCATCATCACAAAACGGAGTTGGAGCTCAGTgttcacagacacacacacacacgctgtctAAACCCTCCACGCTCTCCACCCGAGACCCGAGATATTATATCTTTAATGCGATTTGTACGAGGGATTGTTAGAAAGACACTAGAAAGTTACACATACACGTCACACTCATACAAAGAAGACAGTCTGACACAGACAGGGAGAAAATGTAATCTCATACAGGAAACAAAGATACACAATATTTATATCTTTGCTGTACCATTTTTGCATGTAAAAACAACACAGAGGTATGTGGTGTGATGGATTGATGGAAAACCTTTTAACCCTTTTTGCTATAAATccagccaaacacacacacacacacatacgcagacACAAAAAGACCACACAAACTATATTAAAACACGCCTCGAGCAAACGTGAAACATATACAAGAAGATGCGCACGAGTGAAAGAACCAACCAGTTGATTGTCCTAAAACATTCCAGAACATTTCATTACCAAGTGCCTAATGTAACCAactcacaaaacaaaacaagaaaggAACAAACtaataatattaaatgttTGGTAGTTGACGGtagaaaggggaaaaacaaacgttagttaaaaaaacacaccgatggaaaaggcaaacaattAAAGACACGACAGAAGCGACACAAACTCATGTGTTGAAAGCAAAAGGGGAGAAATCAAAACATTTGTTATCGAAGcacaacgttttttttttgttgcgcttcTTCTGCGCTCTTTGATAAGCGTATGGTGAAACTTTTGCGCAATCCCTTCGCGCCCTACCAATGACACCCTGCACTGCAGCCTCCCCGCCTTTCGTACAGCAGccagcagagagagagaaagaaagagagaaagatggaAGGATatataaatcttttttttatatatcgTTTATAgcagcacacatacatacatacatacatacacacgcaacAACTAAAACTAGTCCAAACACAAAACTTAACCATTATTTAGCAAagcctgtttttgttttttttttattaataatataCGAAAAAGATATGTTTTTAATGGTTATTATCTTCTGTACATTGCAAACCCTCCAATATCTCCCCTCACACATTCTACAACcagctgaagaagaaaaaaaacgatataTGTGTAAAAAGCAAGGCGAGTTCCAGCAAGAGTTTATCTTTATGTTTTTGTACCATTATTAAGAGCATTATTGTGTGTAGATAGTATTATCATAAGTTACtgttaagttgttttttcgttcgtcCCCTTACAATGTAAAGTACACGTACACGACGGCGCATGTGTTGTTAACAATACAGTAAAAAGGAGCAATCTATCACA contains:
- the LOC120898459 gene encoding LOW QUALITY PROTEIN: nucleolar and coiled-body phosphoprotein 1-like (The sequence of the model RefSeq protein was modified relative to this genomic sequence to represent the inferred CDS: deleted 2 bases in 1 codon), which gives rise to MEQYASKKYPIAAKSRKSKLNFLAGVQSHYEKKQKDSSGSKEPKLNLSVPGTPVCSRYLRRLSQGLASDHDDQKPSSNGPVENELIISSLVLDKFLKDMQTLSVDSVDSAPSQEGQSKRRSDTTEEFFSKSEERKAYHRTFSEAVGVVGASPVIEKNPVVKKYFEESASQRTFRRDFSEAYGELIEPESIVALEKSSKKKKTKKASSKSAKSGENRPPKLISDSSDDERSEEDRSEFLQELEQLKQSKQRLEEKLHAYQAKTVPVAPVAAEAKSPQQFFEESEQARTYQRTFSQAVQTFPGGPREPRDPAVVQYFNESASRQTFRREFSEVYNEYEPPAPVEHPNFKPTVPGTPISSRHLHKLKKGAEPATGSAEQQPSPPPASGQSASLAEQLEAFNKELDNLRQNKTSVTATTTTTTASSTVDSFCVDSYLDSSSEKKTYARSFSEAARPFVQSDVKSPTVRTFFEDSSRKGTLRRDFSEAYQEVEVVAPASPPPKARTAPPAADVTAATKPTDASYDLDQDNRPISCPAGDDNPSNERHPPVGAKGGPISIPGTPISSRKLAAFRRSTSVEPAGSQTAEAAAAKTPEATLGGGGGMPALARVPLTPQLDVSVAPSPAATGMTTSRRDDGPTDTLP
- the LOC120898458 gene encoding LOW QUALITY PROTEIN: uncharacterized protein LOC120898458 (The sequence of the model RefSeq protein was modified relative to this genomic sequence to represent the inferred CDS: deleted 1 base in 1 codon), whose translation is MTSLSSDSRCPGSSTSNSNSNSSNGGDVANNNNHLPKDASTSRADIVVCRTKMRDQGAVGNGHVATVADGRGGAKQGGSMCHPEQSRTIHPRAQMESQSQGDRTATAHPSSSAASPSTIDSCDPARYKGSSQPGAASNARHHRSSSLGDRDMTDSASPGASTTTVGSTVQKPEDPYAELERILEKVQAEISEMFEQTLLEGNAAPAVASSNDTVRGTGSDKKRKNDLKANRDEATGYGRLVKAGPHLQQHHHHQQQPHQQNASHHVKYATIPHENVTQQSSSASAGAISYGRTNQSLANDGYAKRTRNAQDPRYRSHDRMEMVSSSTTVPAAASTLPKPSVRSQSAGENMSSSGYSSYGRYTERSDSLSDDMSLLDVGAPSCDDSLEGAGDDTTSDERETIVSGGVRKRLQQKDPSVQAQRGAGAIAPSKDFGGYYCNSIEQQLGANDRGLKTSTNSLPSVAGGHRNLALHLKFKSHQSAIDAKRKQFFLTLDQEPFQPLKSNMADLPSPSSTSLHSGHNHLIAEELGSKSSSAPVLLKDEENVLTVARANLRYSRSQSDRHLAEIEAIEACRWLRAAGFPQYAQMYEDHQFPIIVEDVAKDHPFLEPDPLQSLFRRLHTLNRCANMHLDAHQHTPKPSQRDDSDDDSCALSEAWTFQHNSRRWSRVDDAIGLVSVINNKQQQQQRNSHKDGKGSGSDHAAGSQRRHHNNNTLLRAEDHEKLWLESGGKITIGVPSDTDSQDDCGTNGSGVHLRRTGSERLKDGAKAILRRVESIKSRRRKKQNRDGLIILAPPAVHSSAHLSPHHRPAGGDGTDGYGGSGFDIMSYSNPTSPRPSAELLAFDDALDAAGNRRKDLFGNDLLGRRNLLLSPNVSTPAPAWSPLHGADGKRYTDRSSPGGTLPFRQQVQLQQESRSGDDSSSICSEDSGGGGGGPDLNLQTGRSDKMASRKYPRAKKALRSKVISSTVADDQSGSGALSDSECHAKQRRSKIKIELDCDLPGMNDGVSTTTGDGKGAGRGVGNNTLTAPDSAPSKLHRGGSLNLGKASKRYRDAFSNRSVRHSSKTADDGGEGRSSSKRSTVARWHSFQQPKVSPIDLQQQQQQQQSDQLGSKDDRKHALQRGTTIAQLVSSTTNSSNAMTVTSCGAITTTVSTIVTSTTGKAHTLLGLTVEGTQGGSIGAAIGRGLDGSATSGAGLRMSEMSCGQLLVVRKLGLANLTGYMERYCPTHRSGWNWDLPKFIKRIKTPDYKDRKVFGMPLVLNLQKYGSTVPHTIRLAFGWLEKNALDQVGLFRKPGVKSRIAKLKSVIEASNDVGWRSEMFDEYHAYDVADLVKQYFRELPDPLLTAKLSETFIAIFQYLPNEVRAEAVQSAILLLPDEHREVLHLLLTFLEKVVQNSSLNQMTANNLSVCFAPSLFYLLSGNRYTAASPRRKKTGAGSGTPDEKELSEAKASHECLAYMVEHFQTLWTISSDQMRRCNFNYMDESKPVPLASLGTEMHVQNWRGYLSESINECLREGRERPRGWVSLSSSDPSVTAFFKKVGDGHPLRLWKCVTEVEAPPMEVIQHIVNERPLWDAYLLKWRTIEQLDQDTDVFQYACGQPVTEYCVVRQWKNDLPRGACVIVEVSISHENATTLLGGVNGVVLASRYLIEPCGSGKCKLMHLSRVDMKGRTPDWYNKNYGHICQQYLSKIKKFFEHCTEGPETKV